From Anopheles coluzzii chromosome 3, AcolN3, whole genome shotgun sequence, the proteins below share one genomic window:
- the LOC120958489 gene encoding geranylgeranyl transferase type-2 subunit alpha has translation MHGRLKVRTSAEEAARKKLEQQQKVKMFRAAMGRILEKKTAQEYDAEMMELTAKLLSSNPDIATLWNLRRLCILARPEGSAVFDKDLGFTEMCLMVNPKSYCAWHHRCWILENAPKADWQKEVDLCTKYLKLDERNFHCWDYRRYVVEKAGVTPEKEFAFCTEKIEKNFSNYSSWHYRSKLLPLLFPNVEDPSRPISEEKLKEELELVLTAAFTDPNDSSAWFYQRWLLGYAQPELDLAACRIDAKQNLAVLSFSKPVNLATSGYKLTVSCCDNCNEASKWMPATDGNTFDTTWTLRSAFGIKQDSNPGMVSIVTPDTKELTLQLQTIQAEGAVGVKKPKFGYEFGSAIVDVLKAQLASCFELLEYEPDSKWTLLTAALLMKAIDRRGYHETIRQHLTKLETVDALRKGYYLDLASKWAIENRLEQWIEAGKLSEGIDLSGLQLSVVHYTPYLATANAINLSGNRLVNRNLGVLRDLVFCRRLNLTNNAEELDTTVLKLPLVEEIIHNGNEQQQLAKELPTKVESLVL, from the exons ATG CATGGTCGTTTAAAAGTCCGCACGAGCGCTGAAGAGGCGGCTCGGAAGAAGCtggaacagcaacaaaaagtgAAGATGTTCCGCGCAGCGATGGGACGTATTTTGGAGAAGAAAACTGCGCAAGAATACGATGCCGAAATGATGGAGCTAACGGCAAAACTGTTGAGCAGCAATCCGGATATAGCTACGTTGTGGAACCTGCGTCGCTTGTGCATACTGGCGAGGCCAGAGGG TTCCGCGGTGTTCGATAAGGATCTTGGATTCACGGAAATGTGCCTGATGGTGAATCCAAAATCGTACTGTGCCTGGCACCATCGTTGCTGGATACTGGAGAATGCACCAAAGGCGGACTGGCAGAAGGAGGTTGACCTATGCACCAAGTACCTCAAGCTGGATGAGCGTAACT TCCACTGCTGGGACTATCGACGTTATGTGGTGGAAAAGGCAGGCGTGACTCCGGAGAAAGAGTTCGCCTTCTGTACGGAGAAGATTGAGAAAAATTTCTCCAACTACTCGTCGTGGCATTACCGCAGCAAGCTGCTACCGCTGCTCTTCCCGAACGTGGAAGATCCATCGCGTCCAATCAGCGAAGAAAAACTGAAAGAAGAGCTGGAACTCGTGCTTACGGCGGCATTTACTGATCCGAACGATAGCAGCGCGTGGTTTTACCAGCGCTGGCTGCTAGGCTATGCACAGCCAGAGCTCGATCTGGCCGCTTGCCGTATCGATGCCAAGCAAAACCTGGCCGTACTGTCCTTCAGTAAACCGGTCAATCTGGCAACGAGTGGATACAAGCTTACAGTTTCTTGCTGTGATAATTGCAACGAAGCAAGCAAATGGATGCCAGCTACCGACGGGAACACGTTTGATACGACATGGACGCTTAGAAGTGCGTTTGGCATTAAGCAAGATAGCAACCCAGGAATGGTTTCAATCGTCACGCCTGATACAAAAGAGCTCACCCTTCAGCTGCAAACCATACAGGCGGAGGGTGCGGTCGGTGTAAAGAAACCAAAGTTCGGATACGAATTCGGGTCGGCCATTGTGGATGTGCTGAAGGCCCAACTTGCCTCCTGCTTCGAGCTGCTAGAGTACGAACCGGACAGCAAGTGGACGCTGCTTACCGCAGCCCTGCTAATGAAAGCCATCGACCGTCGTGGCTATCACGAAACAATACGCCAACATCTGACGAAGCTGGAAACGGTCGACGCGCTTCGGAAAGGATATTATCTTGATCTTGCCAGCAAATGGGCGATCGAAAATCGGCTAGAACAGTGGATCGAAGCTGGTAAATTGAGTGAGGGAATCGATCTTTCCGGACTTCAATTGAGCGTTGTACACTACACTCCTTACCTCGCCACTGCAAATGCTATTAATCTGAGTGGAAATCGGCTCGTAAATCGAAATTTGGGAGTGTTGCGTGATTTGGTGTTTTGCCGACGGCTTAACTTGACGAACAATGCGGAGGAGCTGGATACGACGGTGCTGAAATTACCGTTGGTGGAAGAAATAATCCACAATGGTAACGAGCAACAGCAATTGGCAAAAGAGCTGCCTACCAAAGTTGAGAGCTTAGTGCTTTAA